The following proteins are co-located in the Polystyrenella longa genome:
- a CDS encoding STAS domain-containing protein, producing the protein MKAPWKSISMEATCSPVGSLAENTDIFIQLSAGPSTADFSISNSGEATVTSSNNPYYFEQGNGYSVITLTPELNDAQWSDIEKVGSDLLVQLKDHKSPAFVVDLSSLNYMGSAMVALIVRLWKSVKDEKGRMVVVNREKLVYEVLELAGLHKIWVIVETREEALKKLGFRASSLSSSGSSSATSSVSEDSKLAPALVILATLGAIGGLIWLYNANDQKIPLVLTIVAALVAIIFGTLSATSFKTAIKALGLAGVVTNLILIVVAVLEITS; encoded by the coding sequence GTGAAAGCACCTTGGAAGTCGATTTCAATGGAGGCGACTTGTTCCCCTGTAGGTTCTCTGGCTGAAAATACAGATATATTTATTCAACTTTCTGCGGGCCCTTCGACCGCTGACTTTTCTATCTCCAACTCGGGAGAGGCAACTGTGACGTCGAGCAATAATCCTTATTATTTCGAGCAGGGTAACGGCTACTCTGTAATTACCCTGACTCCGGAACTGAATGACGCTCAGTGGAGTGACATCGAGAAAGTCGGCTCCGATCTTCTCGTACAGTTAAAAGATCATAAATCTCCCGCTTTTGTTGTCGATCTATCATCCCTGAATTACATGGGAAGCGCCATGGTGGCGTTGATTGTGCGGCTTTGGAAATCGGTGAAAGACGAAAAAGGCCGAATGGTCGTCGTCAATCGAGAGAAACTCGTTTATGAAGTCCTCGAACTGGCCGGGTTGCATAAAATCTGGGTGATTGTGGAGACCCGTGAAGAAGCACTTAAGAAACTTGGGTTTCGCGCTTCGTCACTCTCTTCGTCCGGGTCTTCAAGTGCGACCAGCAGCGTATCAGAAGACAGCAAGCTGGCTCCAGCCCTCGTCATTCTGGCGACCTTGGGAGCAATCGGAGGACTGATCTGGCTATACAACGCAAATGATCAAAAAATTCCTCTGGTTCTCACTATTGTTGCCGCCCTCGTGGCGATCATTTTTGGCACGTTGTCCGCCACAAGTTTTAAAACAGCCATCAAAGCGCTCGGCCTGGCCGGCGTGGTGACAAACCTAATACTGATTGTGGTGGCGGTCTTGGAGATTACATCTTAG
- a CDS encoding GspE/PulE family protein: MTDRQTSAESKSSDSSKPNSVNKLPPGDVRQKALEEELKGLVDVVGPGPLVDLLLERAFQLKATDIHLDPTDRGLLVRLRVDGLLHNVLELPPNVTSHVISRIKLLANMDITERRLSQDGHISNAVLQHQRDIRVGSGPTIHGERLVLRLMPDNREYVELGELGFDEGQIKILQRCIEKPYGMILSVGPVGSGKSTTMYSCLQKLSDPTKSLVTIEDPVERRMENVNQIQVDPKIDFGFVEALRGVLRQDPNVMMVGEIRDPETAHIACRAGLTGVVVLSTLHANDTAATIDVFREFGIPPMFIADSLQGIISQRLLRKVCRECAEDIKLDDKHIRMLQLSDEEVDKCQLKSGKGCGVCFGTGYAGRTGVFEIMEMDSEIREAVLHGRSHDQMMALAQTKGMESLEEAARQRVIQGVTDMQEMHRVLTTFPT, translated from the coding sequence ATGACCGATCGTCAAACATCAGCAGAGTCCAAATCATCGGACAGTTCAAAGCCGAATAGCGTCAACAAGCTACCTCCAGGTGATGTCCGCCAGAAAGCGCTAGAGGAAGAGTTGAAAGGGCTCGTCGATGTCGTCGGGCCCGGTCCGCTGGTCGACCTCCTACTGGAACGTGCTTTCCAACTGAAGGCCACTGACATCCATCTCGATCCGACTGATCGGGGCCTGCTGGTCCGGTTGCGGGTGGATGGTCTTCTCCACAACGTGCTGGAGTTGCCTCCGAATGTGACGTCGCATGTGATTTCCCGTATCAAATTACTGGCAAACATGGACATCACGGAGCGTCGCCTGTCTCAGGATGGTCATATCTCTAACGCGGTCTTACAACATCAGCGTGATATTCGTGTGGGCAGTGGCCCCACAATTCACGGTGAACGTCTCGTACTGCGACTGATGCCCGATAACCGCGAGTACGTCGAACTGGGAGAATTAGGATTTGACGAAGGTCAGATTAAAATTCTTCAGCGCTGTATCGAAAAACCGTACGGCATGATTCTCAGTGTCGGACCCGTCGGTTCCGGTAAGAGTACCACGATGTACTCCTGCCTGCAGAAGTTGAGCGATCCGACCAAAAGCCTGGTTACCATCGAAGATCCAGTCGAACGCCGGATGGAAAACGTGAACCAAATTCAGGTCGACCCGAAAATCGACTTTGGATTCGTCGAAGCCCTGCGTGGTGTTCTGCGTCAGGACCCGAATGTGATGATGGTGGGAGAGATTCGCGATCCCGAGACCGCTCATATTGCCTGTCGTGCGGGCCTCACCGGGGTCGTGGTACTGAGTACGCTGCACGCCAACGACACTGCGGCGACGATCGACGTCTTCCGGGAATTTGGTATTCCTCCGATGTTCATTGCCGACTCACTTCAGGGAATTATCTCTCAACGACTGCTGCGAAAAGTCTGTCGCGAGTGTGCCGAAGATATCAAACTCGACGACAAGCACATTCGCATGCTGCAACTTTCCGATGAAGAAGTGGATAAGTGCCAGCTCAAGTCGGGCAAAGGATGTGGAGTCTGCTTTGGCACCGGTTACGCCGGACGAACGGGGGTCTTCGAGATCATGGAAATGGACTCCGAAATTCGAGAAGCCGTTCTGCATGGTCGTTCACACGATCAGATGATGGCACTCGCCCAGACCAAGGGAATGGAATCGCTCGAAGAAGCGGCTCGTCAGAGAGTCATCCAGGGAGTGACGGACATGCAGGAAATGCACCGCGTGTTGACCACGTTCCCTACCTGA
- a CDS encoding division/cell wall cluster transcriptional repressor MraZ — protein MSAETFITGEVKRTIDDRFRLSLPNEMAEAVTDPAGETILTKERYGCLSLWSAAEWQKRVDVGVNLIKQKVSAGRMEQRWGEVQRLGRLLSTRSTTVKLANRSRLLIPEGFRQFLNVDVNQEVMIVGAAICVEIWNPDAWLETLQQEMPEFNPLFRDLSE, from the coding sequence ATGTCCGCAGAAACCTTTATCACCGGCGAAGTGAAACGAACGATCGACGATCGTTTTCGTCTCTCATTGCCGAATGAAATGGCAGAAGCGGTCACCGATCCAGCCGGGGAAACGATCCTGACCAAAGAGCGTTATGGCTGCCTGTCACTCTGGTCTGCTGCCGAATGGCAGAAGCGAGTCGACGTCGGCGTTAACCTGATCAAGCAGAAAGTATCTGCTGGTCGAATGGAGCAACGATGGGGAGAAGTTCAGCGTCTCGGACGTTTACTTTCGACCCGCTCCACGACGGTTAAATTAGCCAATCGTTCGCGCCTGTTAATTCCCGAAGGGTTCAGACAGTTTCTGAACGTGGACGTGAATCAGGAAGTCATGATTGTAGGAGCAGCCATCTGCGTGGAAATCTGGAATCCGGATGCGTGGCTCGAAACGCTCCAGCAAGAGATGCCAGAGTTCAATCCGCTCTTCCGGGATCTGTCCGAGTAA
- a CDS encoding ATP-dependent helicase, whose protein sequence is MVEADDDHLESLLSQLNDQQRVAVEHDLNPLLIVAGAGTGKTTTLAHRVAWLIATGVDPRRIMLLTFTRRAANEMLRRVEAILSGLDHHADRTGRKRPGRGVWGGTFHSISARMLRKYGNALGLDSQFTILDRTDSEDLLQLLRIDMNLADSKKRFPLKGTCLDIYSRCMNSQRRLEEVLQFDFPWCAEYQDELKGLFRAFVDRKELQGVLDYDDLLVFWRALLDSDTGAEMIRSQFDAVLIDEYQDTNVLQSSILQLLSPEGQGVTVVGDDAQSIYSFRAATVRNILDFPQDFPNTTIVALEQNYRSTQPILEMTNRVISMAPERFEKNLWSDREQGPRPIIVESDNEDVQTDYLISQILEHRENGVPLNRQAVLFRASHHSLPLEIELGHRDIPFAKYGGLKFIETAHAKDLLSFLRIAENPRDEVAVMRVLTMLPGIGRKKGAQLMEMSKGQSDITAGWKDFKPPAATRDHWPLFIALIQSLSLKRSDDEPMSGQLKLVRRFYKPILESKYDNLRARENDLDQLERISDRYVNRASFLTDLALEPPTSMMELKDQTQDADEECLVLSTIHSSKGLEWDVVYLLQAIEGCLPSEMALRSGDDLEEERRLFYVALTRAKHWLYVGCPRRYFTRNNSFPGGRNVSVRKSRFLSDSVLECCEIINADLEIDADDLESYRSTGIDSRSIRDGLKNRWL, encoded by the coding sequence ATGGTTGAAGCCGATGATGATCATCTGGAATCGCTACTTTCACAGCTGAATGACCAACAGCGAGTGGCGGTCGAGCACGATCTCAATCCGCTCCTAATCGTCGCCGGAGCTGGTACTGGTAAAACGACCACTTTGGCACACCGAGTCGCTTGGTTGATCGCAACCGGCGTCGACCCACGTCGCATTATGCTGCTTACTTTCACGAGACGCGCAGCCAATGAAATGCTGCGACGAGTCGAGGCGATTCTCTCAGGTCTGGACCATCATGCCGATCGAACGGGACGCAAACGACCTGGTCGGGGTGTATGGGGAGGAACTTTCCATTCCATCTCGGCACGTATGCTGCGTAAATATGGAAACGCACTCGGTCTCGATTCACAGTTCACGATTCTCGACCGAACGGACTCCGAAGATTTATTGCAACTACTGCGCATAGACATGAATCTCGCGGACAGCAAGAAGCGGTTCCCGCTTAAGGGAACGTGCCTCGACATCTACAGTCGCTGCATGAATTCTCAGCGGCGACTCGAAGAAGTCCTGCAATTTGATTTTCCCTGGTGTGCCGAATATCAAGATGAACTTAAAGGACTGTTCCGCGCCTTCGTAGATCGCAAAGAGCTACAGGGAGTTCTTGACTACGACGACCTGCTTGTTTTCTGGAGAGCCCTGCTCGATTCTGACACGGGAGCAGAGATGATCCGCAGCCAGTTCGACGCCGTTCTTATTGACGAATACCAGGATACCAACGTTCTTCAATCCAGTATCCTGCAGTTGCTCTCTCCGGAAGGACAGGGAGTGACCGTCGTTGGCGATGATGCCCAGTCAATTTATTCTTTTCGCGCTGCAACGGTCCGAAACATTCTCGATTTCCCTCAGGATTTCCCCAACACCACCATTGTGGCCCTGGAACAGAATTACCGCTCCACTCAGCCTATTCTAGAGATGACGAACCGAGTGATTTCCATGGCTCCGGAGCGGTTCGAGAAAAACCTCTGGTCTGATCGAGAACAAGGTCCGCGGCCGATTATTGTGGAAAGTGACAACGAAGATGTTCAAACAGATTATTTGATCTCCCAGATTCTGGAACATCGCGAGAATGGTGTTCCCCTTAACCGACAGGCCGTTCTCTTTCGCGCATCGCATCATAGCTTGCCATTGGAAATCGAACTGGGGCATCGGGATATTCCCTTTGCCAAGTATGGTGGCCTCAAGTTTATTGAAACAGCCCACGCCAAAGACCTGCTCTCCTTTCTCCGAATAGCGGAGAACCCGCGTGATGAAGTCGCCGTCATGCGCGTGCTGACCATGCTCCCCGGCATCGGTCGCAAGAAAGGGGCGCAGTTAATGGAGATGAGTAAAGGGCAAAGTGATATCACCGCTGGCTGGAAAGACTTTAAGCCGCCTGCAGCTACGCGCGATCACTGGCCTCTCTTCATCGCCCTGATCCAATCACTGTCCCTGAAAAGGAGTGACGACGAACCGATGTCGGGACAGCTGAAACTCGTCCGCCGATTTTACAAACCGATTCTTGAATCAAAATACGACAACCTGCGTGCGCGTGAAAATGATCTCGATCAGCTTGAGCGAATTTCGGATCGTTACGTCAATCGGGCCAGCTTCCTTACGGACCTCGCCTTGGAACCACCGACGTCCATGATGGAACTTAAGGACCAGACGCAAGATGCTGATGAGGAATGTCTGGTGCTCAGTACCATTCATTCTTCTAAAGGACTTGAGTGGGATGTCGTCTATCTCCTGCAAGCCATCGAAGGTTGTCTGCCCTCTGAAATGGCACTCCGTTCGGGTGACGACCTGGAAGAAGAACGCCGTCTGTTTTATGTCGCGCTGACGCGTGCTAAACATTGGCTGTATGTCGGTTGCCCACGTCGTTACTTTACGCGAAACAACAGCTTTCCCGGTGGCCGAAACGTATCTGTTCGCAAGAGTCGCTTCCTGAGTGACTCGGTGCTGGAATGCTGCGAGATCATCAATGCCGATCTCGAAATTGATGCCGACGACTTGGAGAGCTATCGCTCCACTGGAATCGACAGTCGCTCCATTCGTGATGGTTTAAAAAACCGCTGGCTATAG